GCTCTGCATTGGTGCTGATATGTGACAGCAGGCTGCAGATAACTGAAATCCACAACCCTATCCTGCTGAAAGTCCACAAGTTGATGCACATCTTTCACTAACTTGTCATAGTCTGCATCCAGCTTGTTCTTTTCTTCTGTCAACTGATGAATAGTTAGAGCACTTTGAAGATTATCATTCACCCTAGCAGACTTGCTCTCTTCAACCATTGACCAAAGCTTCAGCAATGCATTCTCCATTGTTGGGGGCCACTGCTCATCAACCCACTGAACAAACCCACAATTCTGACCTTCCTGGAAAAATTAGAAGGGCAAAATTTAGTACAATACAACTACTAAGAGTACTAAGCAACAGTTAGTTCATGGCAGTACCTAATGTTGGCACTGACATTAACTAGATTTGCACAGCCATTTGCTAAGCAACAGGACCACATTGTAAAATAGATTAATGTAATCCTACAATGCATGATCAACTCATATATTTACCAGGCACCAGAGTAACACTCCATTCAACTTAGAAGTTGCTAAGCAGCCATGTGCTAAGCAACAGCAGTTGCTAAGAATTGACCATTAATATAATGAAATCCTAACAGTAATAAGCAACACAATGTGAACTACTTTGCCCACCTAAATACACTACACTAGCCTGCAGCAACAAACTAGCTAATGAGACTACCTACTGTCAGAAGTAAGCAATTGTTACTAACTGGCTCCACTGAACTTAATATTGAGCAACACTGCATTTGGAAAGAAGTGTAAATAAATAGCATGTGCACACAACAGGAGCATATATTTTAGCAGAAATGCATTCCACTGAACTTAATAATGATCATTCCTAACAAATTTAGCATGCACATAACTGAATCACAGGTGGCAAACAAGACTCTGCCACTTTCAATGAACAGATCCAGTGCTTAATCACCAAGGCAAGAAAATTACCGGCTCTGCACATGCTAAGAACCTTCTCCCAGTCATTGTTCCTTCAAACGCAACAAGCCTCTCTGATGGCTTCCCATGCTTCTCGCACAACACTATCAGATCTAGCTCAAGACCCTTGTAATCCGGGTCCTCAAGAGAGAAAGGCACCTGCCCAAGCAAAATCCAAGTTACCATCATGTGCAGAGGACGAGGacaaatcaaatcaaacgaaatCCTAACAACAAAGACCACCTACACACAAAAATCCCCAAATTTCCTaaacctaaccctaaccctagctccaaTGGAGTAACTTACCTGGTTCAGCCCATCGGTGGAGGTTTCGGAGTGCATGTACGGGAGGCTTGAGTTGTCGTCGCTGCTCTCGTCCTCCAGAACCATGGCTGCGGCGGCGTGCTGTgccggccggcggtggcgggcgcaggcgacggcgaggcaggaagaaagaaagaagaagcgagtgcggtcggggtcggggtctggCTCGGTCGCACATAAACgggccgagccggcctcgtccgAGTCAGCGCGCAGCCAGCGCAGGCGACGCGGGCACTGGCTAGCGTGGCGCCTGACGGGCGGGCCCAACCGGTCAGTTTCCCTGTCAATACGTATAAACATCACTTTTAGCCTCTTTTGCAACGTCTCGCCTCAAAGTTGGTACTGACACGTAAAAATTACCAATCTTGGTATCAATCTGCTTCCAATGCCCCAATTGTGGTACTTCTGTGCAAGGTCAGTAGCAATATGGTCATTGATGCAACAAACCAGAGGAACAAGTTCGGGTTCATCAATCATAGCTGTGAACCAAACACGGAGATGCAGAAATGGTTAGTTATATTGTACTACTTATTCTATATCTTTGTAGATAACCCTGATATTTGCTAATGGTATCATGTTATTTCAGGACTGTAGATGGATAAACCAGAGTTGCAATTTTTGCTCTTCGTGATATAGAGAGATGGGAGGAGCTGACCTATGACTATAAGTATGTTCATTCAGTTTCATGGTTACTTTATAAGTATTTTTTAATTATAAACAAATTTGTTTCGTCCACCTTACTTTATTACGTTGTGTACATAAAACTATTGCTGCTTCTAATCTCTGTCCTTGTCTACAGATTTGTCCAGTTTGGAGCAGATCAAGATTGTCATTGTGAATCTTGAAACTGCAGAAAAATGGTTGGCACGTCTAAGTCAGTCAAGTCATTTGTTCTCCGCAATGGCAACTCAGGAAGTTCACAAGATCAGCACGATATGAAGAAAAGAAAGACATGTCAGATAATTGTATCGGTGAGATCATCTGTTTACGGGATCGACGGGACAAAATGTATGACTTCACAACTTCAAATCTGGTTGATGACGTTAGATGTCCTTTTGTGCCTTTCAGGTATGTCCCAACAGTTCTACACATGCTATGATGAGTGCACTGGAATGCATACAAGATAGCAAGTTTTTTTTTCCTTTGATGTTCAGTACATACATATTTGATTCTTATCATGTTGAAAATCCACCCTTATGGTTTTCTACCCTTCTGCTCTACATGTTCGGGTCTCATGTGTGCTCCTTCCTATAATTTGTTTTTCATATTTTACAATTGTTTCCTTATTATGTTTCATAGGTAAATTTATTAAAGAAGTGATGTGCAACCAAACTATTTTAAATCATTTGAGCTCTCTTCCCCATTGGTTATACTATGAGGTGAGCAAAGATTAAACCGAACCATAAGAGTGAGCTTGTCTGCTACTAGCGTTCTGTTACTATGAAAAAGTTGTGAGTGATGACTTGTGTTCTTTAGAGATTTTTAATTTAAGTGCGTAAAATGAACGCACGGGACGTGCCGAGGCACTCAAACAATACTAGTGCGCATAGGACTGCCTCAAGAGGTACGCCTGGGGATGGTGTGTGGGTGGCAGGGGGGAGG
This genomic window from Aegilops tauschii subsp. strangulata cultivar AL8/78 chromosome 4, Aet v6.0, whole genome shotgun sequence contains:
- the LOC109772442 gene encoding uncharacterized protein, whose translation is MAEAAAAKKKAEVAAAAATLAWPIGGETDRLGPPVRRHASQCPRRLRWLRADSDEAGSARLCATEPDPDPDRTRFFFLSSCLAVACARHRRPAQHAAAAMVLEDESSDDNSSLPYMHSETSTDGLNQVPFSLEDPDYKGLELDLIVLCEKHGKPSERLVAFEGTMTGRRFLACAEPEGQNCGFVQWVDEQWPPTMENALLKLWSMVEESKSARVNDNLQSALTIHQLTEEKNKLDADYDKLVKDVHQLVDFQQDRVVDFSYLQPAVTYQHQCRAELVAGMNAEMAKKDAAAQKLQQKYELLCNLTSAQATVIQNLKLKNMKEKELLSEGRMNLELKNAEFTKFEEKLTQEKLELKLQVADLLKLKENHNEEKQMQEFKITELIKAEEKLKEKIKGIQAILQN